A window of Brevibacterium ihuae contains these coding sequences:
- a CDS encoding amidohydrolase — translation MRLFTHAEVRTFDPANPIARAILVSQGTVLAVGEVRELRDLAGDTVPVEEIDCRGTTVIPGLVDAHLHASMYADTLADIDLRAVRSEAEAVEAIRAYAQDLPAGVWVTGGRWDSNTWDRPVQPDRALLDSALPDRPVAVWSIDYHTLWCNAAALRAAGIEDDSPSPRGGEIVRDAHGRTTGILREDAATLVERVIPVLPLEVRTARMKRAQDAWLAEGLTGLHDIDGAASRETWEALRDAGEQRLRVVKYLRLEEFDWAKRTGWRTGDGDDWYLQGGLKLFSDGALGSHTSYMSSPFPHAEGEDPNFGIQIATEDVLREQITEALDHGIALAVHAIGDRANQHVLSAFAATADRTIQAERSFGRPLRHRIEHAQFLRPADVARFAELGIVASMQPRHCISDLHLLDRLRPDPALAAYAWGDLARAGATVAFGSDGPVEPSNPFAAIYAAMTRADISGDPSTTFQPERRISAYAAIEAHSAGAAYAAGRETRTGRIAAGMNADFLVLDHDPLSGDGYDGTTGEAASEQALFEHAIRVRDTRPLMTVVAGQVAHSR, via the coding sequence ATGCGTCTCTTCACCCACGCCGAGGTCCGGACCTTCGATCCGGCGAACCCGATCGCGCGGGCGATCCTCGTCTCGCAGGGCACGGTGCTCGCCGTGGGCGAGGTGCGGGAGCTGCGCGACCTCGCCGGCGACACCGTGCCGGTCGAGGAGATCGACTGCCGCGGGACGACGGTCATCCCCGGACTCGTCGACGCCCACCTCCATGCGAGCATGTATGCCGACACCCTCGCCGACATCGATCTGCGCGCGGTCCGCTCCGAGGCCGAGGCCGTCGAAGCGATCCGCGCATACGCGCAGGACCTGCCCGCGGGCGTGTGGGTGACCGGCGGCCGGTGGGACTCGAACACGTGGGACCGCCCGGTGCAGCCCGACCGCGCGCTCCTCGACTCCGCGCTGCCGGACCGTCCCGTCGCCGTGTGGTCGATCGACTACCACACGCTGTGGTGCAACGCGGCCGCTCTGCGCGCCGCAGGGATCGAGGACGATTCCCCGAGCCCGCGCGGCGGCGAGATCGTGCGCGACGCGCACGGCCGGACCACCGGGATCCTCCGCGAGGACGCCGCGACCCTCGTCGAGCGGGTGATCCCCGTGCTCCCGCTCGAGGTCCGCACGGCCCGGATGAAGCGGGCGCAGGACGCCTGGCTCGCCGAGGGGCTCACCGGCCTCCACGACATCGACGGCGCGGCCTCCCGGGAGACCTGGGAGGCGCTGCGGGACGCCGGCGAGCAGCGGCTGCGCGTCGTCAAGTACCTCCGCCTCGAGGAGTTCGACTGGGCCAAGCGCACCGGGTGGCGCACCGGCGACGGCGACGACTGGTATCTCCAGGGCGGTCTCAAGCTCTTCTCCGACGGCGCGCTCGGCTCGCATACGAGCTACATGTCCTCCCCGTTCCCGCACGCGGAGGGCGAGGACCCGAACTTCGGGATCCAGATCGCCACCGAGGACGTGCTCCGGGAGCAGATCACCGAGGCGCTCGACCACGGGATCGCGCTCGCCGTCCACGCGATCGGCGACCGGGCCAACCAGCACGTCCTCTCCGCCTTCGCCGCCACCGCCGACAGGACGATCCAGGCGGAGCGGAGCTTCGGGCGCCCGCTCCGGCACCGGATCGAGCACGCCCAGTTCCTCCGGCCGGCCGACGTGGCGCGCTTCGCCGAACTCGGGATCGTCGCCTCGATGCAGCCGCGCCACTGCATCTCCGACCTCCACCTGCTCGACCGGCTGCGCCCGGACCCCGCGCTCGCGGCCTACGCGTGGGGAGACCTCGCCCGCGCCGGAGCGACGGTGGCGTTCGGCTCCGACGGGCCCGTCGAACCGTCGAACCCGTTCGCCGCGATCTACGCCGCGATGACCCGTGCGGACATCTCCGGCGACCCGTCGACGACGTTCCAGCCCGAGCGGCGGATCAGCGCCTACGCCGCGATCGAGGCGCACTCCGCGGGAGCGGCGTACGCGGCCGGCCGCGAGACGCGCACCGGGCGGATCGCCGCCGGCATGAACGCCGACTTCCTCGTCCTCGACCACGACCCGCTCTCCGGCGACGGCTACGACGGCACGACCGGCGAAGCCGCCTCCGAGCAGGCGCTGTTCGAGCACGCGATCCGCGTGCGCGACACCCGTCCGCTCATGACCGTCGTGGCGGGGCAGGTCGCCCACAGCCGCTGA
- a CDS encoding siderophore ABC transporter substrate-binding protein, producing MRTTSRRLPAVLAASTALVLGLSACGGSATGGSEYDSETTAGSTTVQVEDNNGTQEITVPPSSVVATDNRTFETLESWDIELSAAARALMPAESAYKDNEDIIDLGNHREPNLEAVVAAEPDLIINGQRFAQYHEDFTKLAPEATVLELEPREGEPFDEELKRQTEALGVIFQREEDAQQLIDDFDASIERASAAYDGEETVMAVITSGGEINYAAPVNGRTLGPVYEVLGLTPALTTEDSSDNHEGDDISVEAIAESNPDWILVMDRDAATSANTGEEYTPAEELLKESEALGGVAAVQDENIVYMPQDTYINESIQTYTEFFNSIADQMEG from the coding sequence ATGCGCACCACTTCCCGCCGCCTGCCGGCGGTGCTCGCGGCCTCGACCGCACTCGTCCTCGGCCTCAGCGCCTGCGGCGGTTCCGCCACCGGCGGCTCCGAGTACGACTCCGAGACCACCGCCGGATCCACCACCGTGCAGGTCGAGGACAACAACGGCACCCAGGAGATCACCGTCCCGCCGAGCAGCGTCGTCGCGACCGACAACCGGACCTTCGAGACCCTCGAGTCGTGGGACATCGAGCTCAGCGCCGCCGCCCGCGCGCTCATGCCGGCCGAATCGGCCTACAAGGACAACGAGGACATCATCGACCTCGGCAACCACCGCGAGCCGAACCTCGAGGCCGTCGTCGCCGCCGAACCCGACCTCATCATCAACGGCCAGCGGTTCGCCCAGTACCACGAGGACTTCACCAAGCTCGCCCCCGAGGCCACGGTCCTCGAGCTCGAGCCCCGCGAGGGGGAGCCCTTCGACGAGGAGCTCAAGCGCCAGACCGAGGCGCTCGGCGTGATCTTCCAGCGCGAGGAGGACGCCCAGCAGCTCATCGACGACTTCGACGCCTCGATCGAGCGCGCCTCCGCCGCGTACGACGGCGAGGAGACGGTGATGGCGGTCATCACCTCCGGCGGCGAGATCAACTACGCGGCTCCCGTCAACGGCCGCACCCTCGGTCCGGTGTACGAGGTCCTCGGCCTCACCCCCGCGCTCACCACCGAGGACTCCTCGGACAACCACGAGGGCGACGACATCTCGGTCGAGGCGATCGCGGAGTCGAACCCGGACTGGATCCTCGTCATGGACCGCGACGCGGCCACGAGCGCGAACACCGGCGAGGAGTACACTCCCGCGGAGGAGCTCCTCAAGGAATCCGAGGCCCTCGGCGGCGTCGCCGCGGTGCAGGATGAGAACATCGTCTACATGCCGCAGGACACCTACATCAACGAGAGCATCCAGACCTACACCGAGTTCTTCAACTCGATCGCCGACCAGATGGAGGGCTGA
- a CDS encoding iron chelate uptake ABC transporter family permease subunit, whose protein sequence is MGDRPTGRSPKGRLFTWPLLLGVIGTGALVALSLFVGVYDIFGAEGGAEMFAITRVPRTIALVLAGAAMAMCGLVMQLITQNRFVEPTTTGTTEWAGLGLLLVMIVAPESSLLTKMTIAVITAFLGTMVFFAFLRRVTLKSSIIVPIVGMMLGAVVGAISTFIALQTNMLQSMGVWFAGSFTSVLRGQYEPLWGVAIVVVIVFIVADRFTVAGLGEEIAANVGLNYNQVVLLGTGLIAAATGIVTVVVGNLPFLGLIVPNIVSMFRGDDLRSNLPWVCLLGISIVTVCDIIGRTIIMPFEVPVSLILAGVGAVVFIALLLRQRRRA, encoded by the coding sequence TTGGGCGATCGGCCGACCGGCCGATCGCCCAAGGGGCGTCTGTTCACCTGGCCTCTCCTCCTGGGAGTGATCGGGACCGGCGCGCTCGTCGCGCTCTCCCTGTTCGTCGGCGTCTACGACATCTTCGGCGCCGAGGGCGGGGCGGAGATGTTCGCCATCACGCGGGTGCCGCGTACCATCGCGCTCGTGCTCGCGGGCGCGGCGATGGCGATGTGCGGACTCGTCATGCAGCTCATCACCCAGAACCGCTTCGTCGAGCCGACGACCACCGGCACCACGGAATGGGCGGGACTCGGGCTTCTCCTCGTGATGATCGTCGCCCCGGAGTCCTCGCTGCTGACGAAGATGACCATCGCGGTGATCACCGCGTTCCTCGGCACCATGGTCTTCTTCGCGTTCCTCCGCCGGGTGACGCTCAAGTCCTCGATCATCGTGCCGATCGTCGGCATGATGCTCGGTGCGGTGGTCGGGGCGATCTCGACCTTCATCGCCCTCCAGACGAACATGCTCCAGAGCATGGGCGTGTGGTTCGCAGGCTCCTTCACCTCGGTGCTCCGCGGGCAGTACGAACCGCTGTGGGGCGTCGCGATCGTCGTCGTCATCGTGTTCATCGTCGCCGACCGCTTCACCGTCGCCGGCCTCGGCGAGGAGATCGCCGCCAACGTCGGCCTCAACTACAACCAGGTCGTGCTGCTCGGCACCGGGCTCATCGCCGCCGCGACGGGGATCGTCACCGTCGTCGTGGGCAACCTGCCGTTCCTCGGCCTCATCGTCCCCAACATCGTGTCGATGTTCCGCGGGGACGACCTCCGCTCCAACCTGCCGTGGGTGTGCCTCCTCGGGATCTCCATCGTCACCGTGTGCGACATCATCGGCCGGACGATCATCATGCCGTTCGAGGTTCCCGTGTCGCTCATCCTCGCCGGCGTCGGCGCGGTCGTCTTCATCGCCCTCCTCCTCAGGCAGCGTCGCCGTGCGTGA
- a CDS encoding iron chelate uptake ABC transporter family permease subunit, with the protein MHRPLGGFRRSRGTPGRHAGPLPTTLARRRYWIVFAILAVLALGSAFGTLAWDNPMPVGSEGFWLIAELRAVNLAVIAIVTFCQAIATVSFQTVTNNRIITPSIMGFESLYRVVQTGAVFLFGAGGVVMLTGTAQFLLQIVLMIVFSALLYGWLLTGRYGNIQIMLLIGIILGGGLGALATFMQRLLTPSEFDLLTARLIGSIANADVTYLWIAAPLAGVAGGLLWWGSTRLNVLALGRETAINLGVDHRRQTLVVLLLVSILMAVSTALVGPMTFLGFLVAMISYQLADTHDHRYIFPMSWLVGFVVLAGSHFVLKNIFYAQGSVGIIIEVVGGTFFLVYILRKGRL; encoded by the coding sequence ATCCACCGCCCCCTCGGCGGCTTCCGCCGGTCCCGCGGCACCCCGGGCCGCCATGCCGGTCCGCTCCCCACGACCCTGGCCCGCCGGCGCTACTGGATCGTGTTCGCGATCCTCGCCGTCCTCGCACTCGGCTCCGCCTTCGGAACGCTCGCCTGGGACAATCCCATGCCCGTGGGCTCCGAGGGCTTCTGGCTCATCGCAGAGCTGCGCGCCGTCAACCTCGCGGTCATCGCGATCGTGACGTTCTGCCAGGCCATCGCCACGGTGAGCTTCCAGACCGTGACGAACAACCGGATCATCACCCCGTCGATCATGGGGTTCGAGTCCCTCTACCGCGTCGTGCAGACCGGCGCCGTGTTCCTGTTCGGCGCCGGCGGCGTGGTCATGCTCACCGGGACCGCGCAGTTCCTCCTCCAGATCGTGCTCATGATCGTGTTCTCCGCACTGCTCTACGGCTGGCTGCTCACCGGCCGCTACGGCAACATCCAGATCATGCTGCTCATCGGCATCATCCTCGGCGGCGGACTCGGAGCGCTCGCGACGTTCATGCAGCGGCTCCTCACCCCGAGCGAGTTCGACCTCCTCACCGCTCGCCTCATCGGTTCGATCGCGAACGCCGACGTCACCTACCTCTGGATCGCGGCTCCGCTCGCCGGGGTGGCCGGAGGCCTGCTGTGGTGGGGGTCGACCCGCCTCAACGTGCTCGCGCTCGGCCGCGAGACCGCGATCAACCTCGGGGTCGACCACCGTCGGCAGACGCTCGTCGTGCTCCTGCTCGTGTCGATCCTCATGGCGGTGTCGACCGCGCTCGTCGGGCCGATGACCTTCCTCGGCTTCCTCGTCGCGATGATCTCCTACCAGCTCGCCGACACCCACGACCACCGCTACATCTTCCCGATGTCGTGGCTCGTCGGCTTCGTCGTGCTCGCCGGTTCCCATTTCGTGCTCAAGAACATCTTCTACGCCCAGGGCTCGGTCGGAATCATCATCGAGGTCGTCGGCGGCACGTTCTTCCTCGTCTACATCCTCAGAAAGGGCCGCCTGTGA
- a CDS encoding ABC transporter ATP-binding protein: MISLESVTKNYTSEVAIGPVDLEIPDSGVTALVGPNGAGKSTLLTMIGRLMGMDEGTIEIAGYDIATTKSRDLAKIVSILRQENHFVTRLTVRQLVGFGRFPHSQGRLNRNDEDVISRSIDFLGLTELEGRYLDELSGGQRQRAYVAMVLAQDTDYVLLDEPLNNLDMRHSVQMMQHLRRAAVELGRTVVIVLHDINFAGHYADRICAVKDGKVVTMGTPEEIMRDEVLSHVFDTDVTVVDGPRGRLAVYY, encoded by the coding sequence GTGATCTCCCTCGAATCGGTGACGAAGAACTACACCTCCGAGGTCGCGATCGGCCCGGTCGACCTCGAGATCCCCGACAGCGGCGTCACCGCGCTCGTCGGGCCGAACGGCGCCGGCAAGTCGACCCTGCTCACGATGATCGGTCGCCTCATGGGGATGGACGAGGGCACGATCGAGATCGCCGGGTACGACATCGCGACCACGAAGTCGCGCGACCTCGCGAAGATCGTCTCGATCCTCCGGCAGGAGAACCACTTCGTCACCCGCCTCACCGTCCGCCAGCTCGTCGGATTCGGCCGGTTCCCGCACTCGCAGGGGCGCCTCAACCGCAACGACGAGGACGTCATCAGCCGGTCGATCGACTTCCTCGGCCTCACCGAGCTCGAGGGGCGCTATCTCGACGAGCTGTCCGGCGGCCAGCGGCAGCGCGCCTACGTCGCGATGGTCCTCGCCCAGGACACCGACTACGTCCTCCTCGACGAGCCGCTGAACAACCTCGACATGCGCCATTCGGTGCAGATGATGCAGCACCTGCGGCGCGCGGCGGTCGAGCTCGGGCGCACGGTCGTCATCGTCCTCCACGACATCAACTTCGCCGGTCACTACGCGGACCGGATCTGCGCGGTCAAGGACGGCAAGGTCGTGACGATGGGCACCCCGGAGGAGATCATGCGCGACGAGGTGCTGTCGCACGTGTTCGACACCGACGTCACGGTCGTCGACGGGCCCCGCGGGCGCCTGGCCGTGTACTACTGA
- a CDS encoding inositol monophosphatase family protein translates to MNSETFLSDPLLVTARDAALIATTRMTSWRGRLDAAAVDAKDDPNDLVTVADAEIESLVAGYLRTARPHDIMIGEEGSSARALGELPDEGDEIAALLLAGGSGAHATHPIEWHVDPIDGTVNYVRGIEQHCFSIGGRDPETGDWVVGLVAAPALRAVWFARAGGGAWRTSALPGRVPEGTSVRNPLLATEDVECSRLSGTPEGRRGRVLATGFSYSPERRAVQLAALGRLMEGFDDIRRAGSAAVDLCYAAEGRVNAYCEYGINVYDWAGGAVVAEEAGLTVQRPHGEEKLCIAADTPERFAFIRERWGADEGSGVPGADQ, encoded by the coding sequence GTGAACTCCGAGACGTTCCTCTCCGACCCGCTCCTCGTCACCGCGCGCGACGCCGCCCTCATCGCCACGACCCGCATGACCTCCTGGCGCGGGCGCCTCGATGCTGCGGCGGTCGACGCCAAGGACGATCCCAACGATCTCGTCACGGTCGCCGATGCGGAGATCGAGTCGCTCGTCGCCGGCTATCTGCGCACCGCCCGTCCCCACGACATCATGATCGGGGAGGAGGGATCGAGCGCCCGGGCACTCGGCGAGCTGCCCGACGAGGGCGATGAGATCGCTGCGCTGCTCCTCGCAGGCGGCTCCGGCGCGCATGCGACGCACCCGATCGAGTGGCACGTCGACCCCATCGACGGCACCGTGAACTACGTCCGCGGCATCGAGCAGCACTGCTTCTCGATCGGCGGTCGCGATCCGGAGACCGGGGACTGGGTGGTCGGCCTCGTCGCTGCGCCCGCCCTGCGCGCGGTGTGGTTCGCACGCGCCGGCGGAGGCGCGTGGCGGACCTCCGCCCTTCCCGGCAGGGTTCCGGAGGGAACGAGCGTGCGCAACCCCCTCCTCGCGACCGAGGACGTCGAGTGCTCCCGGCTGTCGGGGACCCCGGAGGGCAGGCGCGGGCGCGTGCTCGCCACCGGCTTCAGCTACTCGCCGGAGCGGCGCGCGGTGCAGCTCGCGGCCCTCGGGCGGCTCATGGAGGGCTTCGACGACATCCGTCGCGCCGGCTCAGCCGCCGTCGACCTCTGCTATGCCGCGGAGGGCCGGGTCAACGCCTACTGCGAGTACGGCATCAACGTCTACGACTGGGCCGGGGGTGCCGTCGTCGCCGAGGAGGCGGGGCTCACCGTGCAGCGCCCGCACGGCGAGGAGAAGCTGTGCATCGCAGCCGACACCCCGGAGCGCTTCGCCTTCATCCGCGAGCGCTGGGGCGCCGACGAGGGGTCAGGGGTGCCCGGGGCCGATCAGTAG